The Mycoplasmopsis caviae sequence TTGTTGCACAAAGAACACTTAAAAGTGAACCTGAAGCAATTGTTAAGTTTGAACCTAATAAAAATCTGCTAGTTTTTTTCATGTTTTCCTTAATGCACATTTACTAATTTTTAATTAAAATAATTTTACCATTTTATGCCACTAATAGAGCATAAAATTAAAGCTTTTACATAAAATGATTTTATAAAATTTAGTACCTTAAAAATATAAAAATAAAATTTCTGTTTTACCAAAAGAACTATAAAACAGGCTTTTTAGTCTTTTGCTTACTTTTTCAACTAAAAAATAATAATTATTTTTAATAAACATTATGTATTTAGTAATTAATATATTAAAATTAAATTACTTATCTAAATTGAGGTATTAATATGAAAATGAAATTATATGAAATAGAAGCATTTGTTAGTGATAGCAAAAGAGAATGTAAAGATTCACCAAGAAGAAATTTTTTAATTAACGCTGATGTTAATATTATGGATTTTGCACTAATAGCAGCATCATCATTTAGGTTGAATTTTATTGGAGATAAACTTTTATTTTTAGTTAAAAGAACTTATGAAGATGCTTGAAGAGCTTTTGATAAGCCTTATAGAACTAAAAATGAAATCAAAGAATTTAAAAGAAGTTGAAAAAATAAAGAAAAATGATTAACTTATGAATATGAACCTCGTTATATTTGAGGTTGAAAAAGGGACAATAAACGTTCGCCAAAGAAAAGCCTTGAGCATGTTTTACCAAATATTAAAGACCATATTTTTCTAATTTATGATCAATATGAAGGTGATTATATTGAACTAAATCTAATAGTTAACAATATTTATGAAGATCAAGAAATTAGTAAGGACGATCTAATATTAGATAAATACTACTTTAAAGTTCTCGAGGCAAAATACTATGGATTTTTGGACACATATGAATACTGCTTTATACCAACAAGCAAAAATTGAGATGGTGAACTACCTATTTTTGAACCAATACTATATAAATGACCAAGTAATGAAGATTTAAAAGTATGAAACAATCTTGGTAAATTAAGTGACGATGAATTCTTTGAATTAACTAAGGAAATGGCACAATCAGCTAAGAATGTTTTTTGGACATCTAATAGTCTTAACATTCCTGAAAAATATTCTGAGCTTAATAAAGAACGTGAGAATAAGGAATTGTACACTGATATTAATGTTGAAAATTTTGACTATAAAGATGCAAATATAGATGAATTAAATGAAAAGACTGTTATTTGAGCAATCAAATCTAAGGAGTCATTTTTCCAAGACTACTTTATCGGTGATCAACTAAAAACAAACTAGTTCCAATTTGTTAAAACTAGTTTGTTTTTATTTAGCGTCTTTGTTATAAACAATATGAACAGTGTTGACACTTTCAGCAAATTGTGAATATGACGAAATCTTTCTTGTTTCATTGTTTTTAGTAACTAAGTATGTCTGTCTTATATGCATTTCCAAATTATTATCTGCACACCATCTATATTGATCCTCAACACTTAAAAGATGGATAGGTCAGAACTCTCAAAAATAATTGGCATTTTTACTATTGTAATCAATATATTGTTCAATCTTATCCTTATGGACAAACTTAATTCTGAAATTAATTTTGTGTATCATTTCTCTATGGTCTTCATCATTAATTTCCATTCTAAAGAACCTTTTTTCGTTTTTGCAACGTGAAAATTTTAATTGAGATCCATACTTATTGAATAATTCCATTAATGTTACTTTTGTTTCTTTTGGATCATATTTGTTTCCGTTTTTAAAATCTAATATCAAATCAATATCAAATTCATAACCTAGGTTGTTTTCATAATCACATAAAATCATATTATGTGCTAGTGGCCCTTCAAATCGATGACTAAAGTCTAGTTTTCCTTTAAGTTCCTTTTGAACTAGTTTTATAACTCTTAGTAAATTGTTAATTAGAGATCTAACTTGATTTTTAGGTACAAATTCATAATTTTTCATATCAACTCTTTTTTTTCTTTGTTTTTAAATAATCGTCTTATCTTGATTCTAAAGCCAATAATTAAAGCAGTTATCATCAAGAAGAAAATCAAAAATGCTAATTATTAGAATACCATCTTCACTTGTGTGTTTTGGATAATTCTTGCCAACTATTAAAACTTTTAAAAATTCATCCTTAACACTTTTTAGAGATTCAATTTCTTGCATATATTTATCACTCTGATCAATTTCTGCTGCTACTTGAATATAGATTTTTCTGTTTGGCTTTGTACAAACAAAATCAATTTCATAGTTTTTTCTAATTGTTTTATTATCTTTGTTTTTAGAAAACTTTTCAATAGACCCAATTGAAATTTCATAGCCTCTATTTTTAAGTTCATTATAAACTAAATTCTCAAGTAAGTGACCATAATCAAAAATATTAAAACCAATAATTGAATTTCTAATGCCTAAATCTTCGAAGTAATATTTAAATAGTGAATTTATATGTTTTTTACCTTTAACATCAAAACGGCCGACTTTATCTAGTATAAACGAATTAGCAATGTATTCTATGTAATTATCCAATGTGTGTTCTGCAATTTTACTTGTTGTATATTTACTATTAAATGTATTAGTTAGCCTTGATGTATTTGTTAGTGAAGCAATGTTGCTAGATAGCAATAGAAATAAATTATCAATTTTATTGCTATCTCTAATTTTATTTCTTTCAATAATTTCAGGGATATAAGTTTCATTGATTATGTTTTTTAAGAAATCCATTTTTTCGCCATCACTTAGCGGCATAGCATTTAAATAAGGTAAACCGCCATATGTCATGTAATTATTTAGTAATTCTACTTTGTCGCAATTAGGATTTGCTTGATATATTTCACTAAAACTTAATGGTTGCAATTTAATTTGATCACTTCTGCCTCTAAATTCAGTAATAATATCATGCGATAAAAATTTAGCATTTGAACCTGTTACATAAACATCAAGATTTTTTTCACTATTTAGTGCATTTAATAATATTTGGAAGTCTTTAATTTTTTGAATTTCATCAATTAATACATAATGCATTTTATCATCAATAATTTTTGAATTAATGTACTCATCCAGTTGTTCAATAGTTCGATATTTAATAAATAATCTGCTGTCTAGATCTATTGTGATGATATGTTGTTCATCAACCCCTAATTCCAATAGGTGTTTTTTAAATAAGTTATTAAACAAATATGATTTACCACAACGCTTCAGGCCTGTTATGATTTTTATTAACTTATTGTGCATTTTAGAAATTAATTTATTCAAATATTTTGTTCTCTTAAATTTCATAATAGTCCTTTATTAACAAAATTATAATATAAGAAATGTGTATATACACAATTTACCATACATAAATTGTATTTTATTTTCTTTTTTTGTGTATATACACAAATTTTGGTTTTTTGCATACTATTATTATTTTGTTTTTCAATTGTCTTATGTAAATTTGAATAAGCAAAAATATTCCAAATTACAAAATTTGGAATAAATATTTTTAAAAACAAACATTTTTTAACACTTAACTTTCATTTCAAATTCAACTTTGTCCTAACATTGCAAAAAGAATAAGTTGTATATTAAAAACTTCAATATATAAAGTTCCCTGATTTTTAATTTTATTGACACTTTAATTTTGTTATTTTTCTAAAAAGCCTATAAAATAGGTCTTTTAGAAAATGTGAACACTAAAATTCATAGTAAAACATTCTTATCAATCAATGATTGAGTCAACTATTTCTCTTTGCTCTGCTGCACTTTTTCTCAAATATATTCTTGTGGTTTCAATAGATTCATGACCCATTAAATCAGCTAAAAAAGCAATATCATTACATTTTGCTAAAAAATTTTTAGCAAAACGATGTCTAAATGAGTGTGGATAAACAGCATTAATATCAAGGTTATATTTAATAGCAAAAGTTCGTAGCTGAGCTGCTATTCCCCTTGTTGTTATTGGTTTATTTGATTTATTTGTAAATAAAAATCCTGATTCTAAATTTATTTGCTTAGCTCACTCTAATGTATCTTCTTGCAGACATTTAGGTATATAAATTCTTCTTAATTTTGAACCTTTAGACAATAAATCTAAGTATCCAATTTTAATGTGTTCAATTTTTAATTGAGTTAACTCACTAACTCTACAACCGGTAGCAGCCATAAAACGAATCACAAAATATCACTTTTTGTTATCTTTTAATAATCTATTTTTTAAATATTCATAGTCTGCTTCACTAATAATATTTTCTAAAAAAGGTTTTTGTTGAACCTTAACAACTGAAAGCTTAAGGTCTTTCATTCCGCTTGCTTCAAGATAATAATTAATTGATCTTATTCTTAGGTTTACTGTTTGGGATTTGTAATTCTCAATAAGTCAAAGTTTATATAATTGAAGATTTTTAACACTTACTGATCCATACATTCTTTTGAATTGCTTAATGCCATATGTATATGACAAGATTGTATTTTTTGAAAGTTTTGTGTCTTTTGATAATGCTAATAATACTTGTTTCATAACATAATAAATTATTTTATAAAATGCTTTTTTGATCTAAAATTAAAAATTTTTAATTTTAAATATTTAATAAGTAATTTAAAATTAAATAATAGTAATGAGGTGAAAAATGAAAAAAACAATATATGAAATCGAAGCCAGAATTGGCGAAAATAAGTTTAATGATATCTATAGAAAATTCTTAATTAACTCTGATATAAGTATTATGGAATTAGGCTTAATTACTGCTTCGAGTTTTAGAGCAAATTTTACAAGCTTTCCGGATATTTATTTTTTAAATAAAAAAATTGAGAAAAAAATTCAAAATTTTAGTAAAAGAGAAGGTGTTACAGTAGATGACGTATTAGAATATGGTAAAGATTTTATAGGTGATTTTTGATATGAGTCATATGAATATGAATTTGAAGATTGAGCTAACAAAGATTTTAAAAAAATGTATGGTTTTGACAGACCAAAACAACCTAATCCTCAATCACCAAAGACAAAAGTTAAAAAAATTCTAACTACTGTTGGTGACTCAATCAATCTTTATTATAATCAAATTGAAATTGTATTAACAGTTAAGAATATTGTCGTAGATCAAAAAATAGAAAAAAATGAATTACAACTTAATAAATATTACTTTAAAGTTCTCGAAGCCAAATACTATGGCTTCATTGATGATTTTGGAGATACATGAGTTGTAAATGACAATGCTAAAGTAAAAAAACTATTAACAAAATGAAAAGAAGAAAAATTTATGTGGCCAAGTAATCAATTACTAATGGAATTTAATAAACTTGAATATATGAGTGATGAAGAATTTATAAAGTTATTGAAGAATATAGCAAATAAACATAATGACATCAAGGCACTTTGAATACCTAATTTCATTTCAGGAAATGTCTTTAGTAAACGAACTAAGAAAAGCAAAGATAAAGTGTTGCACAAGGTCTTAAATGCTGAAACATTTGATTGTAATGATTCTAAGATTGATGAACTTAATGAATATGCACTTGTATGGGCTGTTGCAAATAT is a genomic window containing:
- a CDS encoding ATP-binding protein, encoding MKFKRTKYLNKLISKMHNKLIKIITGLKRCGKSYLFNNLFKKHLLELGVDEQHIITIDLDSRLFIKYRTIEQLDEYINSKIIDDKMHYVLIDEIQKIKDFQILLNALNSEKNLDVYVTGSNAKFLSHDIITEFRGRSDQIKLQPLSFSEIYQANPNCDKVELLNNYMTYGGLPYLNAMPLSDGEKMDFLKNIINETYIPEIIERNKIRDSNKIDNLFLLLSSNIASLTNTSRLTNTFNSKYTTSKIAEHTLDNYIEYIANSFILDKVGRFDVKGKKHINSLFKYYFEDLGIRNSIIGFNIFDYGHLLENLVYNELKNRGYEISIGSIEKFSKNKDNKTIRKNYEIDFVCTKPNRKIYIQVAAEIDQSDKYMQEIESLKSVKDEFLKVLIVGKNYPKHTSEDGILIISIFDFLLDDNCFNYWL
- a CDS encoding tyrosine-type recombinase/integrase, whose amino-acid sequence is MKQVLLALSKDTKLSKNTILSYTYGIKQFKRMYGSVSVKNLQLYKLWLIENYKSQTVNLRIRSINYYLEASGMKDLKLSVVKVQQKPFLENIISEADYEYLKNRLLKDNKKWYFVIRFMAATGCRVSELTQLKIEHIKIGYLDLLSKGSKLRRIYIPKCLQEDTLEWAKQINLESGFLFTNKSNKPITTRGIAAQLRTFAIKYNLDINAVYPHSFRHRFAKNFLAKCNDIAFLADLMGHESIETTRIYLRKSAAEQREIVDSIIDW